The segment gtgtgtgtgtttctttctggaaATACAATGTGCAAATAACAGCTTGCAGTAAagagctatctatctatctatctatctatctatctatctatctatctctctctctatctgtggCTAGAAGGTATGGGGAGGAATGTAAagaaagaatattgtatactgttcCTGTATAATGCATGTAAGCTCAAATAAACTTAGCACACAGAGTTGAAACGCTTGTCAAAGAAACATCCACACGCTACACGTCTGCTAGTCAGGACTGATGCtgctgcattatattacactcCTGCCTTCAATCTTGTCTTAATCGTTTGGGCAGCACTGAATACCCCTATAGATTTCCTTTTCTAAATCGAAATCTTGTGGTTAGCCATGCCAagtaaatgcaaaatatataatcAGGTGAGAAACTCAAAATGACTGTGGATTATAACTTATATGGGCTGTGCTGCTGTACACAGACTGTATTGCAGGCCTACTGTATAGCtttcacagaaaataataatGCTCTTATGAATAGCATGGGCTTAGCAGACGTTCTGTACAGGGAACAACACCCATACCTGTAGGATTTCAAGATGTCCTCAATGGATACCCAGAATGACATGAACCAAACCCCTGCAACTGTCAGTCTCCATTGAGAGTGGTAAAGGACTGAATGACAGAGTTAACAGCTGAAGTGAAACGCAACAAAATATCATCATTCTTCTCTTGTGTCAACGCCATGGTAGCGTACTGCCATCCCAGCAGTAGTTTCGCTTGTCCTGCCATTTTCATTGACGATCATTAGGCAAAACGAGTCTTTCGGTGGTGGCAGAGAATTGCTTATCTTTATATTATCTCTTATGGACAAGAGCTAACATAACACTGCCCAGCATCCCACAACATTGATGTGCTTCTACTCATATGAGATATACTGCAATCTCTCAGGATAATGCAATATTTCAGATATACTTTAATAACTTGTAGTGCAATGCAATGCACTTCTTATGGTTATTTTTCAGTACTGTTCCTGGAAAGTGTGCTCTAAATACTGCACAGCCCTAGTGGTGGAGGAATCTTTGACCCAGCTAGTTTACACTGTGGTATCAGCTAACGCACATTAGCATACAGGTAAATATGAGCTACAGCAACaacaaacacagaacagaacataaACCAGAGCATTCATCTATCTGTTCAACATTTTAATATGGACTGGGATTTGAGATATCAAATATCAGAAGATCGGATTGTTTTACTCAGTGTTTAAACTCACAAAATGCAAACTGTGGGAAAGCAGTGTATGGAAACAGAATCTGATCTGAAAGACATTCGTGCTTTgtattaaaatgtgaaaaaaacagtacaaatcaCAAAGAAGAAACACCACACAGTCCTAAGAGTTTGCACCTTTGCATGCAATCCCAAAAACAGAGTATGTGGGGTCCCTAATGCACTGATGCATGCTTGCAGGGCAGTGCAGGAAAGCCCACGTTGCCAATGCTTGTGCTATCCCTACTCTGTGGATAATTAGACAGTACTTTCAAACCAGAGCCATCACAAGCAAGCAGCTCCACAATCTGTTCCAAAATAAGAGCATCAacaaatctgcacatcattacaGATTCAGAGACTGAAATAATGAAATGCAACATAGGAAAAATGTGACTTtgatcaaatattattattatttgtgatcAGCACAATTATATGAAAAATAATGCTAATGCTAATAATATCTCAACTGACCAtttctatacagaatataatttTGTTTCTTATTATGTTAGTACAAAGCTATATTTCTATAACCTGTATATGCCCATAGATAGATATATAGTTTTGTAGTAATATAATATACACGTGTCATACCCGTAGCGTCTAACTTCCTATACCAGCATGCACGATTCAAACACCCTCTACATGCATAAATCATTACTTCTTACCTGTGTGCTGGGAATCAAAATTGACCATTTCTTTAATATCTTAATGAAATATCAGTCCACTTCTTCAGTTTCAGTGCTGCGAATGGAATGCACAGCACACAACATGCATCTAAAATCTCACGCTATCTGCTTCTATAGCAGACCATGCTTTTTGTTTCCTAGGGGCTGGGGATTGGAAGAGCACCTGGCCAGAGCCGAGACAGACATGCTCGTTAGTTCAGCCCGGATCTCTCCCTTTGGAATTCTGGCTCCCAGCCCATGCAAACTAGCCGATTTGCATAGTGAAGCAGAGACATGAAGGCTGCTGTGGATGGAGTAATATTCACTGTGCCACCACTAGCTGGCTTGAATGGGCATACAGTGAGCAGCATAGACTGCTGTCCGTTCCAGTACAGGGTCATCTGTACAAGGTCACTGAAGTGGACTATCCATTGAGGTTCTGGTACAGGTCCCTGCGACGGACACAGTACCTTTGCATTGTATTTCGATTTATCAGCTTGAACATCCTACCCACGCATTTCCTTGGAAGCCTGGTGAATATGTAATACTTTCTTAGAATTAAATGACTAACaccaataggaaaaaaaaaaaaaaagccatgccGACAACTTACGAAACACGCATTTCACTCTGCAAGTTTGTGAACTCTCAGTTGACATTTGCCTACCTGGTGCAGGAATCTGCGTGCCCTGAGTAGGTTAGTTTAGCACTATAGTGGCATTCCCAAAGATTCAATTTCAATTATGGGGCTATTTTCCTTACAGCAGCTGTGGTAAAGATAGCTGGTGGTTTTGTGATCATTTTACTGTGATCGTTTTTGTTATTTCAGTGCTTAAAAAGGCACTGTAAGGACAGCACCataattataacaaaataaaaactaaatcatCTAATGTAGGTAGCCAAACTACAGACCATAACCTTCAGCTCTCTGTGAACAGAAGTCAATTCCAACAGAGTTATCAGGTCTCAATTAAGGTTATGTCGACACACAGTGTATTATATATTAAAGCTATCTCAAATATAAGCATGCTCTGTACAACTAACCCTGCCATGCCACTGTGCACTAGAATAAAAGCAGTCAGGTTATGATTAGCTGCCCCCTGACCCAAACATTCACATCTAGGTGTTGTATTTTTACACTTGATTTAGTCAGGAAGGGATGCTACATTCCACTTTGTGCATGCgccttaaaacaaaaaacaaaaccccctCTTCTCACAAACTGAATTTTAAAACGGCTCGCTGTGAACTCGTTGCTATGCAAATCCCAAAACGGATCAGACCACAGTTTGTCAAGGTCTTCCCAAACAGGAAGCTTGTTGATTCACATGGTACAGCTCTCCAACGTGCACTCTTCAgagttaattataataatactaataatcttCAGTATAATACTGACGTGCTTTAAAAAGGggcatgcagtgtggagtagtggttagggctctggactcttgaccggaaggttgtgggttcaatcccaggtggggacactgctgctgtacccttgagcaaggtactttacctagattgctccagtcaaaacccaactgtataaatggggaattgtatgtaaaaataatgtgatatctcgtaataattgtaagtcgccctggataagggcgtctgctaagaaataaataataataataataataataataataataataataataataatacagggggcTTAGTCCTAAAGCCTTCTTTGTGTTGTCCCCACCTTTCCAAATGATCTTCTGCAGAAACGAAGGAGCGCCTCTACCATGACTCTGTACTGAGGGGCACAGGCAGCACACTGGAGATCATCCCAGTGGTACGAACCAGTACAGACACCAGTGTGCTGCCGGACCACTGTGCACTACCCAGGACTGGGGAGCATTGGTTTCACGCCAACAATGTTTCAGCCACTCAGATGACagcattttaatcatttttatcaCAGAATAAAAAGTACCCAACATTTTTTGGGATAGTCATTGCTGTGCTGGGCGTGCATATATATCTCAGGTCTCCGACACATCCCAGAATTGATCAGCTTTTGCACAGGTTGTATaggatttgtatgtattttataatatattcaaatatacattttgaaaCATTGTTTCATTCCTATATTTGGTGAGCCATAatatctctctctcatatatatatatacacataatttGAAAAAGGAATACTGCTGTGTGCCAAAAGAAGCACATTATATATAATCAATTTCTAAACCGGTTCAACAGTAATTCCTTGGTCAATACctgtaaagtgtatttaaaagagAAATAACCGGTGATGTAATAAAGTTTTTTCTTTGTCTTGCGATATAGGATATGCAAATGTATGCAAATGAAGCCCTTGGTCTGCCCCAGCCCTGTGTCTGCTTGGgctttatttctttgtttagGTAAATCAGTAATACGTTCTTGTTTAATTTATTAAGCAGGTTTTCTAAACCAGTAAGGGTTCCCTACAGCGTCAATAATGAGTTCCAGGGATAGAAAGCAGGGGTGGTGTCTCTGCCACCTCCCTGCCCACGGGCAGCTCATACGCTGAGCTGTGACCAGAGGAAACCACGggcatacactgaaacacagccTTTACAAACGAGAAGGCGTTTCAACAGGAATACAAAGCTATAGATTCTTATTGAAAAGTACTGGTATgtaattcagggatggaaatacgactcccatAGCAGTTTCATACAGGCACCTGGCAAGGAACCTTTTTTAAAAGCCTTGTCTGCCCATCCCAGTCCTTGGACTATTTGTGACTACCAGCTCCGTTCTGCCAATTGCGCCAGATTCAGAACCAATTTTTGCAGGCTAAATATACAGCAGCCATTCCTAGTCAAGGCTGCTCGGTGTCTGAAGCAAACAGCACCCGCACTGTCCTCTGGTTTACGGAGGTAAAGCACAGGTTTGATTGTACTGTAGTTTTAGAGCAGCTGAGTGTTTGTTGTTATGAGTAATGTATTTGAACACATCATATTTATGAAGGAAGACTCATCAGGGGAGAGTAAGAGGAGACATGCCTTGGGAATTAGTCAGTGTAGGACTGGTACTGGAGTCTGGCGAGGGGGCTAGgaattctctctctcttcctcggTAAAGTGCCGTGGGATCCTTACATGCAGAGGGGGGTTCCTGTCAACAGAAGACGTACAAAAGCAGAACAGTTTTCCATTTCAAACTGGAGGCAATTGAACCCCAGACtgatatgtaacacaatttttgttcctgggtagtaagtgttatttcctaattgcttatgcctcaaaagtatagaaaatggttattattccccacaaactttgcttttgtgaccagacagtgatattttgaaatttacctatttccaatgagaaaacgggcgaatttgtgtcttttcgttcacataaagtcagaaaaaaacaacatatgaatccaaattaacatgtatttatactaaagtaatacaaaaatcactacaaaagatttagaagtgagtagtttttcgagatttacgattatactgtaaatcactttcacgaatcagcccccaaatgtagtctcccatcatgttctcgttatactgtccttggtagcggcgttcaaagtccagtatatcctggtggaagagctcgccttgctcctccgagtacgctcccatgttctccttgaatttatcaagatgagcatcaaggatatggactttgagggacatcctacagcccattgtgccgtagttcttcaccagagtctcaaccagctccacatagttttcggccttgtgattgcccaggaagccccgaaccactgcgacaaagctgttccaagccactttctccttactagtgagcttcttggggaattcattgcactccaggatcttctttatctgtggtccgacgaagacaccggctttgacctttgcctcagacagcttagggaagaagtcttgaaggtacttgaaggctgccgactccttatctagagctctgacaaattgtttcataaggcccaatttgatgtgcagtggtggcatcagcaccttccgggggtccaccagtggctcccacttgacgttgttcctccccacagagaactcggtccgctgtggccagtcccgcctgcggtagtgcgccttggtgtccctgctgtcccaaaggcaaagatagcagggaaacttggtaaaaccgccttggagacccatcaggaatgccaccattgcagcctcttgatgccatctcagaaaaatgcagatatgtatccacttaggcagctggaactaaaccgaactggtgggcttaaggcccctgtatttatactactatttatattactggaaagttctagaaagttctagaagttactccaagtttactcagcactgaatctatctggaatgttctggaaaataggtaaatttcaaaatatcactgtcctggtcacaaaagcaaagtttgtggggaataatagccattttctatacttttgaggcataagcaattttgaaataacacttaatatccaggaaccaaaaaaaaaaaagaaattgttacacggtgtattcaTTCATTCTGCACTCTCTGTGCAGGGCTGAAGTACCCAGACATGGACAGCAGATGGCAGCAACAAGCAGAAACTGGGAGCTCAGAGATGTGCTTGCAGAAGTGTAGCGGGCCCTGTGAAGTGTGGATTCTGCTGGAAGATAATGCTGCCCCTGCTGGCGAGGCAAGGTTACAGCAAGTAAGTGGGTATTACTGATGCAAGTTTGACTAGGATGCTGGTATTATTCATTGAGATGAAGCATCTTGGCATCTTTTTTCAGTTAAGTTGCAGGTTATTTGTTGCTAGAGGACGACCCTTTGGGTTATTATAAAACACAGTAAAGTTGTAATAAATCCCCTTTAGACGATGGATCCACAAATGTCTACTAAATAATGAGttacatacataaaataacacTTAGCCACTTCATTtaattagcctttttttataaaaaaataatattgggTCTGTGTGGgatataatgttatttttaatctaatgtatagaagaaaaaaaggatatttatgtccagcaggtggcgccaGAGCACCACAATTAAACATCTGGAATGCCTTCATTGCACAGAGGTTTTGTGAAGTTAGCTCACAATCATTACTTGGTAATTGTTTCACAAGTCCACCTACCACAGACACACTTTAAACACCCCTCTTTGGGAACATGGGATTTGAAATGAACAGTTCATTCCCTTTTGTTTTCGTTTCTTCACCTGTCGCTTTTCCACTCAATCAAATTTTCATGAACAAACTTGTACACCCACAACGCACAAAAAAGAagcctttttttaatttggattataaatgatatatttatatatatttatatattttacaaattacttcatttttctgaaataaacTCCTCCCCCCCACAAcacaatattttaatacaaaaataattctgTCTGTGACTCAAAGAAGTAGTCAAGGCTTTATAGCTCAAGTTAAGGcacttaaaaacataaaatggcagtttttttagtgttttataCAGACAAGACCACGTTTTTGGCTTTTGTAGTtattgatatatacagtatattaaaatgacattacacaaacagaaacattGTGTTTTGCATTCTTTTCTTGTAAACCACCTCAAGTACGTACAAGGAAGAAAACAGCTACTGGGTTTCCCACTCCAGTAGTTTCCCAGTCTGGCCAGTGGGCACCAGTTCTATTGGTGAACCTGCCAGGTTTCTTTAAAGTGGTTTGTTTGATTTCATTTGCGGTACcgttataaaacaaatgaacgCTGACTTCATCAGAGCGTCTGCATGATATGTGCGGACGTTTGGAGGTTTCAGGTATTCCAGAAATCTTTCatgtaccaaaaataataatttgcctTAAAATATTTACAAAGTAATGGCTGTCATCTTCAAtttttgttagttgtttttttttttgcttcctggTCTTGAGAATAGGGTTGGGATCAATTTCCGTTTTTCAtttcaaattcctttttaaaaccctccccgattccaattccaattcccttctAATCAGATCCAACGCATCAGTGATCACAAattagcttctcacagtggcaacacattactttAATTGAagtccctgtttgttagtcaattaaactggcttcaaatgaaagcagttgaacaaacaCCACAATTATTAATGCCTCTAAAATAgaaattccttcgaaggaattggaattgaccccagcCGTGCTTGAGAAACCATGTGACTGTGTGACTTTTCAACTGTGTTGAGTGCACCTGCTTTCTGGTGAAAGATTTTGCACTGTAAACCCTGCGCTGTCTGCCTCATCAGAGCTGCTCACTATCCACAGGGCGCAGAGAATCCCATAACCCTCCCTGGACTGTTTATTGTGACGCCGGCTCATTCAGGGTCTCCTGCTGCTTCCACGCTGTTGTTTCCCTACAGAGTCCCCCTCTGCAGTATGTGAATGATTACTGAACACATGGAATAATGATGGGTAGGAAGCACTTGCTTGTATCTAATTCCAGTCCCAGTTGCCTGTAGAAGACATTTTGCCAGTGCAATGGTCTTCAATTGATGTTTCACTTTTTACTGAACTTGTGATGTCAGAAATATGTTGTTATTCTAGATTGGGGCAGAAATGCACCCCAAAACTAAAtggtccctcccctcccctcccctaccGCTGTCACTGCTGGACTTGGTAGTAGACAGGACTGTCACGCATGACTGCACCCCAATAAAGTGAGTCATTGAAACGAACACACAGTGGAAGCTGGCCACTGTATCCGACACGTAGCCAGACTGGTTAAACCTCGGATCGCCGTCATTGTGGAGAACTTAATCCTCCAGCCGGATCTTTTCTGATCCCCCGAATATCTCAATTAGACCGCGGGGTAGCCCTGTTATACACAAGTCCCTGTCGTTCAGCTTTTGCGGCAAGATTTTCAAAACGGAGCAATGCTCAAAAAGTTGTTACAAGCAGCAGAATTCTTCAACTTCATATCGATACTCAAACAGTATAAAAAGTTTATAGCAAGTGGAATTGTAAGGTAGGGGCAGTTTAATGTTGTGCATCCTATAGGCACAGCAACACAGGGAACTGCACCCACTGCTGATCAAGAGCACTTCTGTAAAGATCTGAGGATGGAGGGGGCTTAGTCTAGGCAATAGAAGAAGAGAGGTTTCTCTAGATCTAATCATTATCAAGCAATAATGGCACATGTTCCATTATTATTGGAACGTGTTCCATTTTGATTTGGTTCCATTCCTACATTCTAGCGATCCAAAAGTTCTGACCCAGTCGTTGTGCAGGAGCCAGTTTCACTAGCACTCTGCTAAACCCAGTGAATGCAGGCTTTGAGATTGCAGGCTGAATAAACACTCTCCTAAGACCTCCAAAACATATATACAGGcttttaagaaatgtttaaagAATTTGAAGGACCTCTGTATTAACGTTACTGGCCGTGCGGTTAAAATTCGTTTTGGACGCAAGGCTGTAAAAACATGCTCACCCATCATACCTTCTGTGTAACATGTTAGTCTGCAATTGACAATAACCTGCATGTTTGAGGTCCTTTAAAGCAACTGTAACTGTGCAAGAGTCTGTCTGGAGTTTCCATTTGTGATTGTGGTTAGATTGCATCTTAAGTACGAACCTGCACAGTCCAaagcactgcaccactgcactTCAATGTGAAGAGCAGGCTGCCTCTGTATTGTACAGGATCTTAGGAGAAACCTGCAAAACCTGTGGACTCCTCTCCAAGAAAACAACACTGCGCAGGTATCCAGGCAGGTATATTACATTACAGGTGCAGTcaatgtgaacaaagccagcaaaCTGGTCCTAAGGTGTGCAGGATCTCACAGCGTTAGGGATCAGTGTATATGGCTGCTCCAGCACTGAGATTGTGCATCGAGTGAAGCAACTTGCAGAGGCACATGCCAGTGCATGCTCCTGCAGCTGCTGCACACCTGCTGGGATTTCAATGTCACAGCTCcaatgtatataaaaacaaaaatacactaatAATTTAATGATAGCAAAAGAATCCACAAAGGAGCTTCACGAGGACGGTGGAAGCTAGGTCTCCTCGTCCCAGAGGCAGAGCAGTTTCTGTGGCACGAAGTACTCGAACTGGTATCCCTTGCGGCAGCTCTTGATGCCGCACTTGTAGGGGGTCATCTTACCGGTGGCATCCCGGCTGCGGCAGTACTTGAGCAGGCAGGGGTACCACTCAAGCTTCAGGCTGTAGCTGCAGGTGCAGGGCCTCCACAGGTCCGTGCTGGACTGGCAGCCCTGCAGCGCAGGGAAGTCCACGGCTTGGGGCAGGATCTCGAACATGGAGCCGTCCACGCCTACAgcggaacacacacacagaggaagcgTTTAGGTAGATTAGGCGGCAGTGGTGGTCACAAATCAAATGGGTTCGTGGAGCCAGCTTGACTCTTCAGCAATAGCAGTCCTGATTACAAAATGGAATATCATTACTGTAAGGTGTCCTGGAGAGGTTACTACAGTGCTAGTTAAGCTTCTTTCACAGCGGTATTATAAAAACCTGAGAAGCACCAGAAGGTAGGCATGTAACTTCATTAGCAGTCAAAATGATAATGCCATACGTTGTTTAACAATTTGAATACAGAGAGATCGCTGATTCTGTGCtcaccccaccccctcctccccacGCCCTACCTCTCTCCAGCCAGTACTTGACGTCAGCCTCTCGTGTGTAGATGGCCTCCTGTGCCTCTGCACAGACGTTGTGGATGTGTCCGCTGAGCTGCGATGCCTTGCTGAAGTTCACCGCCACATTCATGGTCATCTGCTCCaaccccctctcctcctctgcCGTCCGGATCGCACGCGGGTTTTTCTGAAATAAACCAACAAACCAAACCCTGCGTCACTACCTCTGTAGCTGTGTACGCTAGAGCTGGGGGCAGGGTCCTTGCTGGGTAACCCTCACCTGTCTCAGCTTGGCCATGGACTCGCTGGGGATGATCTCATTGTGGTCGAGCCTGGTGATGAAGCACAGCGCCTGGTACTGGCTCTGCCCCCTCTCCAGCTCGCCCAGGATCAACGAGCGGAACACCTTCACATCCTGCACAAGACAAAATGGCGTCAGCAATCCAACAGCAAGTCCTAGAACTGAATAACGTCAACACTACAGAGTCAATCTGTGCAAATATTATTGTTACTGcacttcattttaaaaacattgcatTCGTTCCAGTGCAATGATTGCTAAGAAAGTGCAGAGCACGGTCAAAGTGGTCGGGTCTTTCCTAGGCTTGCTTCTGGCTTgctttgcttctctctctctcacattgcAATGCAGAAGTTACCATTCTTTTGCCTTTAATGGAATGATCTCCAGCAAGTCTTAGTGGAACATGGACCAGCCTACTTCTGCCATCGCCGCGGACTCTTTTGATTAAACTACTACATTAAGAGAGAGCCATTTACCCTTCACAGCATAAGAGAAACTAAGGAACTGCTATATAGTTGCACTGGCTGGGTAATAACAGAACGGCCGCTACTGTGAAATAATTAGGCACAAGTAAAAGTGGAAATTCagaatgctttttattattttctgatggacagacagttttaaaacatttacaaagctcCAAATGCAGTGCAAAAAATAATGAAGGCGGTCGTTTCCAGGGAGGTCCAAGTTCATCCCCTCCAGGTGAGGGAGCAATAAACCTTCCAGACCTCCCAGAAGGTCCAGCCGTGCCCGGCAGACCCTCTCTGGGGGGTGGGAGCCCAGTCTCTGCCCAGTCTCTTCCTGGGAGAAGGGCTGCACTTTTGCCTCCAGGGTGGCGGCACACAAGAGAATCTATCCGCCAAGCAGCTATTAAAACGTCAGCGTTCCTGTCTCACCGACATGC is part of the Acipenser ruthenus chromosome 39, fAciRut3.2 maternal haplotype, whole genome shotgun sequence genome and harbors:
- the LOC117966623 gene encoding out at first protein homolog, whose amino-acid sequence is MFAVRILSSSERISRVLAALVLLVLAGQCSELKVRVRLSDGQITEESLEADSERDYISLEFKQGDGTLITFIADIRQDVKVFRSLILGELERGQSQYQALCFITRLDHNEIIPSESMAKLRQKNPRAIRTAEEERGLEQMTMNVAVNFSKASQLSGHIHNVCAEAQEAIYTREADVKYWLERGVDGSMFEILPQAVDFPALQGCQSSTDLWRPCTCSYSLKLEWYPCLLKYCRSRDATGKMTPYKCGIKSCRKGYQFEYFVPQKLLCLWDEET